The Mycobacteriales bacterium region ATGACCGCGAACGGCGCCAGGGTCTTGAACTGACGGCTCAGGTAGGCGCCGGCGCCCTCCTGGACGGCCTTGGAGATCTCCTGCATTCGCGGCGTGCCCTGGTCGAAGGCGAGCACCTCGCGAGCGAAGATCGCCGACACGACGAGGGCGATGAGGGCGACGGCGCCGACGATCGCGACGAGCTCGAGGTCCTTGTGGGACAGCGCGGCGCTGTTGGCAGTGACCGCGGTGTGGAGGGCAGCCCGGGGTACGAGGGCGGAGGGCGACATCAGCGTCCTTCGAATCGACGACATTGGCGTGAGGCATCCGACCCGGCACGCCAACGGCGTAGGACATGGACGCGCGGGTGTAGCGCGCAGATTCTAGTAGGCAGTTTGGCGTGAAGTGTCCACCGCCCCGCCTGCGCCTGAAAGGGCGTCAGAGCGCGCGGGACCGCGTCGCTACGACGCGCTGAGCTGGCCGAGCGCGTGGGCGCCGGCCGAGACCACCGGCCAGCGCATCTGCACCGTGGTCTGATTGCCGTCGGTGGTGACCAGCAACTCCTCGACGAGGCCGCTCACCACCGCGAGGCCGAAACCGGGTGGCAGCGAGTCCCATTCGCGGCCGCGCGGCGCGGCCGCGTCGTCCGCGAGCGCCCGACTCGACGCAGCAACCAAATCCATCGACTGGGTCGGGTCGTCGGCGAGCGTGCCGTGATTGATGACCTCGATGGTGAAGTGGCTGTGGTCGTCGGTGAAGCGCAGCCGAACCGGCTCGGTGTAGCCCTTCGCGAGGTGCACGCTCACCGCCCGCGAGCAGGTCTCACCCACCGCCAGACGGACTTCGTCCAGCAGATCCTCGCCGAGCCGGGCCCGCCGAGCCACTGCCAGCGCGATGAGCCGCGCGGTGCGCACGTGAGCCGTCAACGGCGAGAACCGCAGCTCGATGCTCGCCATTGCGGCGTACCCGCTGCCTACGAAGCGGTCGCGAGCGCCTCGTCGATGCTCGCGTGGATCGCGAACACCTTGGTCAGCCCGGTGATTCGGAAGATCTTGAGGATCCGGTCCTGACTGCACACGAGGTCGAGCGAGCCGTCATGAGTCCGCACCCGCTTCAGCCCGCCCACGAGGACACCGAGGCCGGTCGAGTCGAGAAAGTCGACCGCCTCGAGGTCGACAATCAGCTTGTACTGACCGCTCGAGACGAGATCGATCAGATGCTCGCGCAACTTGGGTGCGGTGTACACGTCGATCTCGCCACTGACGGCGACGACGGTGCGCTCCCCTTCCGTTCGAACCGATACCGAAAGGTCGGGATCCACGTCAGCCTCCAGCGGCCCATCACGGTGCAACTTCCAGTGCACCACCATCCAACCATCACCTCGCGCCTTACGCGGTCAGGGCTGCCGTGGTCGTCCCCCGCGGCTCGCGCCGACGTCATACCCCGCTGGCAGACTCGCTGAACGTGGTGCGACCGCTGGATTTGCTGCTGCCCCCCGGCAGCCCGCCGGCGTCCACCCCTTCGGCGTTCGCCCGGCGCGACCGCGTCACGCACATCGAGCAGGTGCCCGCCCGGGCGGCAGCCCACGCCCCGTGGCCCGAGTGGGTCGACCGAGACCTTCGCACCGCCCTGCAGGAAGGCGGCGTCACCTCGCCGTGGACCCACCAGGCCACGACAGCGGACTTGGCCTGGACCGGCGAGTCGGTCGTGGTCTCCACCGGCACCGCCTCAGGCAAGTCGCTGTGCTACCTGCTGCCCGCCCTGACGGCCGCCGCCACGAACGCCGGCTCCACGATCTACCTCGCCCCGACCAAGGCGCTCGCGGCAGACCAGCTGCGCGCCATCGCCGGACTCGGGCTCGACCGGGTGCGGGCGGCGACCTACGACGGTGACACGGCGATGGAGGACCGCGACTGGGTACGTCGCCATGCCGACGTCGTACTCACCAATCCCGACATGCTGCACCACGGCCTGCTGCCGGCTCACACCCGTTGGGCGTCGACATTGCGACGGCTCCGGTTCGTCGTGGTCGACGAGTGCCACCACTACCGCGGCGTCTTCGGGTCGCACGTCGCGCTCGTTCTGCGCAGACTCCGCCGCCTCGCCAACCACTACGGCGCCGACCCGGTCTTCATCCTCGCCTCCGCCACCGTGAGTGATCCCGCCACTACTGCGAGGCGGCTGGCCGGCTGCTCGGCGGTGGAGGTGACCGACGACGGCTCACCGCGCGGTCGCATCGAGATCGCGCTCTGGGAACCCCCACTCACCGAAGGAAAAGGGGAGAACGGCGCGCCGGTACGCCGCCCTGCCACCACGGAGGCGGCAACGTTGCTCGCGGACCTGGTGGCAGGCGGCGCGCGAACCGTCGCGTTCGTCCGGTCCCGGCGCGCCGCCGAGTCCGTGTCGCTGGGCGCCCGGCGAGCGCTCGAGGAGTCGGTCCCGGAGCTGGTCGAGCGAGTGGCCGCCTACCGGGCGGGCTACCTCGCCGAGGACCGGCGCGACCTCGAACGGGCGCTGCACGACGGTGCCTTGCTCGGCTTGGCCAGCACCAACGCCCTCGAGCTCGGGGTGGACATCAGCGGCCTGGACGCGGTGCTGATCGCGGGCTGGCCGGGCACCCACGCGTCCCTGTGGCAGCAGGCGGGGCGGGCCGGCCGCGACGGGCGCGACGCGCTCGCCGTGCTGATCGCGCGCGACGACCCGCTCGACACCTATCTGGTCCATCATCCGGCGGCCGTGTTCGGCCGGGCCGTCGAGGCCGCGGTGCTGGACCCGGACAACCCGCATGTGCTGGCTCCGCATCTCGCCGCCGCCGCCGCCGAGCTCCCGCTCTCCGAGGGCGACCTGCCGTCGTTCGGCCCCGCCGCGCCGGCGGTCCTCGACGCGCTGGTCGCCGACGGCCTGCTGCGACGGCGCCCCACCGGCTGGTACTGGACCGCGCGTGAGCGCGCGACCGATCTCGCCGACCTGCGAGGCACCGGCGGCGCACCGGTCCGGATCTGCGAAGCGGCCACCGGGCGGCTGCTGGGCACCGTCGACGCCGCGACGTCTCACGTGATGGTTCATCCGGGCGCGGTCTATCTGCACCAGGGGGCGACGTACACGGTCCGCGAGCTCGATCTCGACGAGTCGATCGCGCTCGTCGAGCCGTCGAACCCGGACTGGACCACCCATGCGCGCGACGTCACGAACGTCCAGATCGTCGACTCCCGCGTCGCTACCCGGTTTCGCGGCGTGACGCTGCATCTCGGCACGGTCGACGTGACCAGTCAGGTGGTGTCCTTCCTGCGGCGCCGGCTCGGGTCGGGCGAGGTGCTCGGCGAGGAGCCGCTCGCCCTGCCGCCACGAGACCTGCGGACGCAGGCCGCGTGGTGGACCGTCGACGACACGATCCTCGCGGCGGCCGACCTCGACGCGGCGACACTGCCGGGCGCCGCTCACGCCGCGGAGCACGCGTCGATCGGGTTGCTTCCCCTGGTCGCCACCTGCGACCGCTGGGACGTCGGAGGGCTGTCCACTGCGCACCACCCGGACACCGGCGCGCCGACCGTGTTCGTCTACGACGGGCACGCGGGCGGTGCGGGGTTCGCCGAGCGCGCCTACGAGCAGGCGCAGCTCTGGCTGACCGCGACCCGGGACGCGATCAGCTCCTGCGAGTGCGCCGCGGGGTGCCCCTCGTGCGTGCAGTCGCCGAAGTGCGGCAACGGCAACGAGCCGCTGGACAAAGCCGGTGCGGTGCGCCTGCTGTCGGCGGTGGTCGCCGCCTGCTGGGACTAGAAGGTCCGCTCGACGTACGGCCGGTCGACCGTCGCCGTCCTCGCGGGCGCCGCCGACCGGGCGAGCGGCCGGGCGCCGGGCTCGTCGTAGAACCCGTCGGTGCGCGAGACCCACGCCCGCAAGTGGACCGCGATCAGGATCAGCACGGCCGCAGCCGCGATGCCGCGCCACAGCGGCGGCAGGCTCAACCCGCTCTTGAGATCGTGCGCGATGCTCTGCGACGAGTCCTTCTTGGCGAGGACCGGCGCCGGGTAGTGGATCTTGCCGACCTTGCCGTCGGACCCGAGCGTCGTGGTCTTCACGCCGGGCAGCGACGGCGCGTGCAGCGTCAGCGACCCGTCGCCACCGGCGGCCGGCGGCAGCGCGTTGTTGACGTCGCCGCTGCCGTTCGTCTGGCCGAGATCGACCGAGCTGCCGTCGCCGTGCAGCGTGATGGCACCGCCGCCGTTGGTCGCCGAGCCTGACGTCCCGGACCCGCTGGTGCCGCCCGCGCCGGAACCGCTGCTCGAGCTTCCGCCGGCGGCGCCGCCGGCCGCACCGCCACTGGACTTGCCGCCACCGCTGTGGCTCTTCGACGGCGACGGCGTCGGTGTCGGCGGGGCGGGGAAGGTCACCTCAGCGGTGTCCGACGACGTGCTGGTGAGCTGCCCGCCGTTGCACGCGGCGTCACCGCACGAGCGAATGGCGACCAGCGAGAACTTCTCGGTCTTGCCCGCCGCGGACTCTCCGACGTCGACCGGACCGGCGAGGCAGGTACCCGCCGAGCACGGGTTGGTCGGCGACGTGAGGATCTCACCCGCCGAGTTCATGACCTCGTAGCCGGTGATGTCGGCTTCGGGGTTCGGCGACCAGGAGAACGTCGCGTAGGTGCCTCCGGCCGACTGCGCGCTGAAGCCGCTGGGCTTCGCCGGCGGAATCAGCAGGACGAACGTCGCGGACTGGGTCCGGCCCTGGTTGTTGAGCGTGACCGTGTAGGTGCCGTTGTCCGCAGGCGTGGCGCCGCCGTCCCACGCGGGATGGGCGGTGTTGACCGACGAGGACGACGGACTGAGCGTCACCGGTTTCGTGCAGCTCCCGGCGTGGCTGACCAGGGTGGAGTTCGTCACCCCCGGCCCTGCGATGGTCAGCGTGACCGTCGATGCCCGGCCGAGCACCTGGCAGGCGGGCTGGGCGGTCGCCTGGATCGACGGCGACTGGTTCTCGGTATAGGTATAGGAGCTGCCGCCCGCGACCGTGATCGAGTCGGCGGCGGCGGCGCCTGCCACCGGCGCGAACGCCATGACCGCCAGCGTCGCGACGCCGGCGCAAGCGAGTGCGCGGCCGAGCTTCCGGGAACGGCTCATCAGGTTCCCCCTTGCACGCTGGTCGGGCCGCCACCCCGGCCGACGTTGGGATTCGTCGGCGCGACCTGGACGGTCGAGCTGATCATCTTCAGCCGCAGCACGATGCGCTGAGCCGCCGAGCCCGGCGGGTTGCAGCTCGTCAACGTGAGCCAGTGACCGGTCGCGAGGTCGCCGTCCTGGCTGACGACCTCGGTGTCGTTCGGCTCGATGATGAACGGGTTGCCGTGCCCGTCGAAGGGGGCGACCACCTGATAGACGCAGTCGCCGATCGGGGTGTCGAGGGTGACGGTGTCGCCCTCATGCATGTCGTTGAGCCGGTTGAACGGTCGCCCGTACGTCGTGCGGTGTCCCGCGATCCCGACGTTGCCCTGCGCGCACGGATAGGGCGTCTCCGGGTAGTGACCGGCGCCGGCCTCGAGGGCGGCTTCGGAGGTGCCTTCGACGACGACCACGTTGACCTGCACCCGCGAGTTGTTGATCACCAGCCGGGTCAGACCCGACCCGGTCGGCACCTGGCCCTGCAGGTACTCGTCTTTGAACTTCGTGCTGTTCAGGTCCAGCGTCACGTGACGCTGCCGCTGGGCGCCGATCAGGTCGGTCACCGCCGGGAAGGCGAAGATCGACACCGCGCCGACGCAGAGCAGAGCGGTCAGCGCAGAGACCGACTTGCGCCCCCCGGGCCGGCGCAGCGCCAGGCCGATCAGGCCGCCGACCGGACGTGCCTGGGTCGCGGCCGAGCCCGGCAGGAACGACGGTTCCTGCGGTGCTGGGTGCGACATGACGGGGTGCCTCCGGACAGCGGTTGTTGAGTTGGACGCCGGTACGTGCCCGGCAGTTCCTCACTACGGGGCCCGTTTCGTTCAACGAAGTCAGCGTCCTCAAGGTTACGTCGGGTCCACCTCATCCGTTCCGCTCAAGTTTCCGGTGATCCGCGCGGAATCCGGCGTATTTCCGCCTCGATTCGCGGTCGGCGAGGCGAGGCCGACAGCCGCCGCCGTCAGCGGTTCGCAACGCTGGCGGGCCCGGCTCGCGCCCGCGCGCGGACCGGACCCAGACCGGCCAGGACACCCGGCGCCGTCATGGCGACCGTGACGTCGGAGATCCCGTCGGTGATCGAGCAGCTGACCAGCGTCGCCCCGTTGCGGGCGGCGAGATCGGCGCCCCGGTCGCACGCCGCGTTTTCACCGTCCAGTGCCGATGCGGCGGCGGCAAGAGCCGCGGCGTCCGCGGCCGCTCCCGCGCGATGCCGCACCTGGTCGGCAACGCCCACCATGACCACGACGCCGGTCAGCACCAGCACGAGCCCGATGCCGGCGAGCATCAAGACGGTGGCGCTCCCGCGCGTGGCGTCGGCGGTCGGCCGGTTCACGATGCCGGGGCCGCGATCGCGCCGGACTCGACCGCGGCCACCGAGTGCTGGCTGACGGTGAAGGCGCCGAACCGGCGCAGGATCCCGGGACCGGCCACCCGGTCGGTCACGGTCGCGGTGACGATCGACCCGTCGGTGACCACCTGCAACGTGGCGCCGGGCGGCGCGGCGCGCAACGCGGTCGAGCGAACCACCGTGAGTGGCTCGCCACGCGCAGCGAGCCGCGCCGCGGTCGCGGCCGCGTCGGCACAGCGCATGCTGTCGGTCATCGTGAGCACCCCGGCGACCGCCATCGCGACCACGACGACGAGCGCCGGAATCGACATCGCGAGCTCAGCGGTGACCATTCCCGAATCCCTCCGAGCCGGGTCGTCGCGCCGTGGCCCGGCCGAGCGCCGGACCCGGCCGGGCCACGGCCTCATCTACAGCCCGATCAGATGCAGTGCGTGGCTGAGCACACCCTTGATCAAGCTGTTGATCCAGTTGCCGCTGAGCACTTCGTAGAGAGCCGCAGCGAAAGCGCACGCCGCCACCGTGCCGATGCAGTACTCAGCGGTCGTCATCCCGTCGTCGCGGGCACGCAGTGCCCGAATCACCCGAGCCATAGCCGTCTCCTTCCCCTCCGGCCGCCGGCCGGTGCGGGTCGCGGCAGGATGCCGCGACAGGTCGAGCGTCGGGTCGTGGCGAGCTCCCGCTCGGGTCGCCCGGGACTGTTGTGGACGACGTCGTGAGCGGGAAGCGATGTGGCTCAGCGAAGGTGGGTGACGAGCCCGACGATCACGGGAACCACCGCGACGAGCACGAACGCGGGCATGAAGCAGAGTCCGAGTGGGATGACGATCCAGATCGACGCCTGCTGCACCCGCTGCTGGATCCGGCTGTGACGTTGGGCGCGAAGTCGGGCCGCGACGCGTCGCAGGTCGTCCGCGACGCTCGCACCGCTGTGCGTCGTGCGCCGCGTCATCCGAGCCACCGGCTCGAGCGCGGGGTCAACCGCCCAGGCCTGCCACGCTTCACTCGCCGGCGCGCCCCGGCGCAGCGCCGCGGCCGCGGCGAGGCAAGCCTCCCGGGTGACGTCGTCGCCGGCGACGCTTGCCGCGTCGAGCGCCGCGGGCATGGGCAAGCCCGCGGCAAGGCAGCCGGCGATCAGCTCCACGACGGCCGGAACCACATCCGGCGAGGCGCGACGAGGGCGCGGGTTCGGTTTCGCGACGGTCACGACCCCGATGGCGCACGCCAGTCCGACGGCCAGGCCGACGACTCCGTGGAAGCCGACGAAGCAGACCACAGCCGTCGCGACCGCGAAGGCCGGGCGCAGCCCTGCGGGCCGGCGACCCTCATCAGGTGGGTGCCCACGCGCCGGCGCCACGGCTCTCAGCCGCCGTTGCGCTGACGTCATCCCAGCGCCCATCTGGTCAACCGGCGGCTCGCCACGATGCCGAGGCAGTCCAGGATGATTGCGCCGGCGAGCAGGCCCCAGCCGACCGGGCGATACAGCAGAAGGTGAAGCGGATCGGCTCCGATCGCCTGCCCGAGGCCGAGTCCGATCAGCGGAAGGCCCGCGAGGAGCATCATCGTCGCCTGCGGGGCGGCCATCGCGGCCTGCATCTCCCGCCGAAGCGCATCTTCCCGGTCCATCGCTTCACCGAGCCTTTCGAGCACGAGCGCGACGCGACCTCCTGCCGCCTCGGTGACCCGCCAGGCCGCGGCAACCATTCGCAGCCGGCCGGCGCCAGGTGTGGCGGCGCCCGCTTCGAGCTCGGCGGCGGCGCTTGCGCCCACGTCGACCGATGCGGCGGCGGCATTGAGCAGCGACGCGAGCGGACCGGCGTTCTCGGCGGCGGCGACAAGCGCCTCTTTGGCCGTGCGGCCGGCGCGAAGCTCCGCGGCGAGAGCGAACGTCACCTCGACCACCGCCGCTTCGCAGGCGAGACGACGCCGGTTCGCCAAGCGCCTCGACCGCACCACGGACCCGATCGGGGGGACTAGTCCGGCTGCGGCGGCGAACCCGATCGGCACGTGGGCGGCCACGAGCCCGGAGCCGAACAACCCTGCGACGATCAACGACGAGCCGTGGGGCCGCGTCGCAGCGGGCGGCTCGGGTGCGGACTGGAGCACGGCGAGCCGACTGCTGGCCCGCCGAGGCCGGCTCAGCAGAACCGCCGCGACCACGAGTACCGCCGCTGCCCAGGTGGTCACGGCGCGGTCAGGCGTTCGTCCAACGCGTCAGCCATCGGGCCACGCACGACGCGATCGGACTCGAAGACGAATGCCGGCCGCACGGACGCCATGCCGTCCGCGCCGGGAGTCAGCATCCCGAGCCCGGCCATCCGGCGACGGCCATCCGCGGAGCGTGCCAGGTGGAGCACCACGTCGACGGCGGCAACAAGCAAGCTGTGCGCGGCCGCCCGCGGCACCCCCGCTTGACCGCACAGCGACTCGATCCGCGCCGGCAGGTGCTCGGCACGGTTGGCATGAACGGTGCTGCAACCCCCTTCGTGGCCGGTGTTGAGCGCGGCGAGCAGGTCGAGCACCTCTCCGCCACGGACCTCGCCCACGACGAGTCGGTCCGGACGCATGCGCAGCGCCTGGCGAACCAAGACGTCGAGGGTGACCGCCCCGACGCCTTCGGAGTTCGCCGGCCTGGACTCGAGGCGTACGACGTGCGGCCGGTCGGGTCGCAGCTCGGCGGCGTCTTCGACGAGCACGATCCGCTCGTGTTCTCCGACCAGCGACAACAGGCTCGACAGCACCGTCGTCTTCCCGCATCCGGTGCCGCCGGTCACCAGGAACGCCAACCTCGACGCGACGACCCGCCGCAGGAGGTCCGCGCCGGCGCTCGGCACCGAGCCGGCAGCAACCAGCGCTTCCATCGTGAAGACCCGACGCGGGGGCACCCGCAGCGAGATGCACGTCCCTTCAGGGGCAAGTGGCGGCACGACGGCATGGACCCGCGTGCCGTCGGCGAGTCGCGCGTCGGCGTACGGCGCAGCATCGTCGAGTCGGCGCCCAGCCGCGGCGACCAACCGGATCGCGAGGCGGCGTACCGCCGCTTCGTCGGCGATCCGCAGCCCTGACTGGACCAGCCCCTCGCCGCGATCGACCCACACCGGTCCCGCACCGTTCACCAAGACGTCCGTCACCCCCGGCTCGGCGAGCAGCGGCGCGAGCTGCCCGGCGCCGCCGAGCTCCGCGGCAAGCACCCCGGAGACGTCGAGCAGTGTGGACAGGCCGGCCGTCGGTGCCTCGTCGCGGACCGCAGCCGCGAGGGCGACCGGGTCGTAGCCGTCGAATCCGTGAGCGAGCCGGCGCCGGACCCGACCGGCCAGGTCCGGATCGCCGAAGGACGTCACGCCGCCACCGCAGCAGCACCGACGGCAGACAGCACGGCGGCGCAGGCGCTGGCCAGCGAACCGCGACCACCGCGCAGCGGCGGCTCGCCACGAACGGCGGCCTGACGGACGGCCGGATCCGTACGCAGCGCAGCGACGACCTCCAGGCCGAGGCTTGCCCCGACGTCGCCTGCCGGCAGGTTTGCACCGCCGGCGTCCCGGACGACGAGCCGCGGACTGAGCGCCCGGTCGCCCAGCGCGGCCAGCAGACAGCAGGCCGCCGCGACCGGCCTCACCTCGGCCGGCACGATCAGAACGGTCTCGTCGACGGCGTCCAGCAGGCGTTCGGCGACGACTCCCCCGCAGCGAGGCAAGTCGACCACGACCGTGGCGAACGAGCGTTTCGCCGCCTCGGTCACCGCGTCGATCGCGGCGGGGTCGATGGGCGGCGAGGTCGCCAGATCAGATCTGCCCCAGGCGAGCACCGCAGTCGACCCGACCCGGCACAGCGCGCCGGCGAACGAGTCAGGGTCGAGGCGCCCGCGCGTGGTGATCACGTCGCCCCACCGCAGCCCGGCGCTCGCTTCCGCCCCGAGCAGGACGTCGAGGCCGCCGCCGAGCGGATCGCCGTCGATCAGCACGGCGCTCGACCTGGCGGCGGCGGTCATCGCGAGCGCCGCCGAGAACGTCGACGTGCCGGCTCCGCCGCAGCCGCCGAACACGCCGATGACCCGACCGCTCGTGCCCAGCGG contains the following coding sequences:
- a CDS encoding ATP-binding protein; this translates as MASIELRFSPLTAHVRTARLIALAVARRARLGEDLLDEVRLAVGETCSRAVSVHLAKGYTEPVRLRFTDDHSHFTIEVINHGTLADDPTQSMDLVAASSRALADDAAAPRGREWDSLPPGFGLAVVSGLVEELLVTTDGNQTTVQMRWPVVSAGAHALGQLSAS
- a CDS encoding STAS domain-containing protein codes for the protein MDPDLSVSVRTEGERTVVAVSGEIDVYTAPKLREHLIDLVSSGQYKLIVDLEAVDFLDSTGLGVLVGGLKRVRTHDGSLDLVCSQDRILKIFRITGLTKVFAIHASIDEALATAS
- a CDS encoding DEAD/DEAH box helicase; this encodes MLPPGSPPASTPSAFARRDRVTHIEQVPARAAAHAPWPEWVDRDLRTALQEGGVTSPWTHQATTADLAWTGESVVVSTGTASGKSLCYLLPALTAAATNAGSTIYLAPTKALAADQLRAIAGLGLDRVRAATYDGDTAMEDRDWVRRHADVVLTNPDMLHHGLLPAHTRWASTLRRLRFVVVDECHHYRGVFGSHVALVLRRLRRLANHYGADPVFILASATVSDPATTARRLAGCSAVEVTDDGSPRGRIEIALWEPPLTEGKGENGAPVRRPATTEAATLLADLVAGGARTVAFVRSRRAAESVSLGARRALEESVPELVERVAAYRAGYLAEDRRDLERALHDGALLGLASTNALELGVDISGLDAVLIAGWPGTHASLWQQAGRAGRDGRDALAVLIARDDPLDTYLVHHPAAVFGRAVEAAVLDPDNPHVLAPHLAAAAAELPLSEGDLPSFGPAAPAVLDALVADGLLRRRPTGWYWTARERATDLADLRGTGGAPVRICEAATGRLLGTVDAATSHVMVHPGAVYLHQGATYTVRELDLDESIALVEPSNPDWTTHARDVTNVQIVDSRVATRFRGVTLHLGTVDVTSQVVSFLRRRLGSGEVLGEEPLALPPRDLRTQAAWWTVDDTILAAADLDAATLPGAAHAAEHASIGLLPLVATCDRWDVGGLSTAHHPDTGAPTVFVYDGHAGGAGFAERAYEQAQLWLTATRDAISSCECAAGCPSCVQSPKCGNGNEPLDKAGAVRLLSAVVAACWD
- a CDS encoding class E sortase, whose amino-acid sequence is MSHPAPQEPSFLPGSAATQARPVGGLIGLALRRPGGRKSVSALTALLCVGAVSIFAFPAVTDLIGAQRQRHVTLDLNSTKFKDEYLQGQVPTGSGLTRLVINNSRVQVNVVVVEGTSEAALEAGAGHYPETPYPCAQGNVGIAGHRTTYGRPFNRLNDMHEGDTVTLDTPIGDCVYQVVAPFDGHGNPFIIEPNDTEVVSQDGDLATGHWLTLTSCNPPGSAAQRIVLRLKMISSTVQVAPTNPNVGRGGGPTSVQGGT
- a CDS encoding Rv3654c family TadE-like protein; its protein translation is MNRPTADATRGSATVLMLAGIGLVLVLTGVVVMVGVADQVRHRAGAAADAAALAAAASALDGENAACDRGADLAARNGATLVSCSITDGISDVTVAMTAPGVLAGLGPVRARARAGPASVANR
- a CDS encoding TadE family type IV pilus minor pilin, coding for MVTAELAMSIPALVVVVAMAVAGVLTMTDSMRCADAAATAARLAARGEPLTVVRSTALRAAPPGATLQVVTDGSIVTATVTDRVAGPGILRRFGAFTVSQHSVAAVESGAIAAPAS
- a CDS encoding DUF4244 domain-containing protein, with the translated sequence MARVIRALRARDDGMTTAEYCIGTVAACAFAAALYEVLSGNWINSLIKGVLSHALHLIGL
- a CDS encoding type II secretion system F family protein → MAPARGHPPDEGRRPAGLRPAFAVATAVVCFVGFHGVVGLAVGLACAIGVVTVAKPNPRPRRASPDVVPAVVELIAGCLAAGLPMPAALDAASVAGDDVTREACLAAAAALRRGAPASEAWQAWAVDPALEPVARMTRRTTHSGASVADDLRRVAARLRAQRHSRIQQRVQQASIWIVIPLGLCFMPAFVLVAVVPVIVGLVTHLR
- a CDS encoding type II secretion system F family protein produces the protein MTTWAAAVLVVAAVLLSRPRRASSRLAVLQSAPEPPAATRPHGSSLIVAGLFGSGLVAAHVPIGFAAAAGLVPPIGSVVRSRRLANRRRLACEAAVVEVTFALAAELRAGRTAKEALVAAAENAGPLASLLNAAAASVDVGASAAAELEAGAATPGAGRLRMVAAAWRVTEAAGGRVALVLERLGEAMDREDALRREMQAAMAAPQATMMLLAGLPLIGLGLGQAIGADPLHLLLYRPVGWGLLAGAIILDCLGIVASRRLTRWALG
- a CDS encoding TadA family conjugal transfer-associated ATPase — encoded protein: MTSFGDPDLAGRVRRRLAHGFDGYDPVALAAAVRDEAPTAGLSTLLDVSGVLAAELGGAGQLAPLLAEPGVTDVLVNGAGPVWVDRGEGLVQSGLRIADEAAVRRLAIRLVAAAGRRLDDAAPYADARLADGTRVHAVVPPLAPEGTCISLRVPPRRVFTMEALVAAGSVPSAGADLLRRVVASRLAFLVTGGTGCGKTTVLSSLLSLVGEHERIVLVEDAAELRPDRPHVVRLESRPANSEGVGAVTLDVLVRQALRMRPDRLVVGEVRGGEVLDLLAALNTGHEGGCSTVHANRAEHLPARIESLCGQAGVPRAAAHSLLVAAVDVVLHLARSADGRRRMAGLGMLTPGADGMASVRPAFVFESDRVVRGPMADALDERLTAP
- the ssd gene encoding septum site-determining protein Ssd; its protein translation is MAGALLVTARDGLAANVGRLAALAGSRCELQRDSSAVRGAWRQAAVVLAGADVVVALAAAGLPRRDRVVVVADGEPDGRAWQAALALGAHRLIRLPADEAELVEELRGCDRPLGTSGRVIGVFGGCGGAGTSTFSAALAMTAAARSSAVLIDGDPLGGGLDVLLGAEASAGLRWGDVITTRGRLDPDSFAGALCRVGSTAVLAWGRSDLATSPPIDPAAIDAVTEAAKRSFATVVVDLPRCGGVVAERLLDAVDETVLIVPAEVRPVAAACCLLAALGDRALSPRLVVRDAGGANLPAGDVGASLGLEVVAALRTDPAVRQAAVRGEPPLRGGRGSLASACAAVLSAVGAAAVAA